From the Sphingobacteruim zhuxiongii genome, the window TCGATCGATCACTGCTTCATTATGCTAAACTTTGGTATGCGAAAGCCCTTGAAAAAGACTTCTTCTCCAATGGAATGAAGGATAACACTAACAGGGGTGAACTGAAATGTATCACGACCGCGATGATTTTGGTTAAGAATCTCAAGATTGTCGCCAAATGGAGCCAACAAGATAAAGTGAATGCGGGCGACAGCATCAGCTTAGGATTTTTCAATGTCGCAGACAGTGAAATAAACAGTAAAAACGAATTAATAAACCCTGGGATTCAGGCCTTAGGTTGGATATGTGAGGTATTTCCGGCATTGCCTATCGTTAGTGATCCCAAACTAACGTAAGAAACTTATTATGGAAAATTTTAGAACAAAGATCGCGGAACTCGCCAGTCGAGGCTTCGATACTGGCGCCATACTCAATGAGCAAGACTTGCCGGCCAGCGGCGTAGCTATTTGTCAAAATTGCGTGTTGTATGCTTGTCCAGATAACTTAATTTTCGAAGTACATGGAAATATATTGATGAAATATCAGGAAGCAGGTGAAACAAACTCGAGCTTGGGATATCCCCGTTCGGATGAGATGGACGATCCAGAATTTTCAGGCGGAAAAGTTAGCTACTTTGAATACGGAAAAATACGCTGGCAATATCCCAACGGGAGCCAGATTGAAATGTATGAATATGTCGATTTAGATAGCTTTGAACAGCAACAAGCACCATTGCGCGAGAAGCTCCAAGAGATAGCGAATTATGCGTTCGAAGCGCTTTCTGAATCGCAGCATTCCATAGAACAGCGAATTACGAAGGGGAATAAGGAGTCTTGGTGTGGCAAGGCAGTTGGATATTTCTATGCCCGCGCAGGTGCGCCAACAAAAACGACAAGCCAATTTATGAATACCAGTAATATCGCATTATTTGGATCCTATGGCACCACGACTTTCGATCAATCCGGAGAGTTAC encodes:
- a CDS encoding LGFP repeat-containing protein encodes the protein MENFRTKIAELASRGFDTGAILNEQDLPASGVAICQNCVLYACPDNLIFEVHGNILMKYQEAGETNSSLGYPRSDEMDDPEFSGGKVSYFEYGKIRWQYPNGSQIEMYEYVDLDSFEQQQAPLREKLQEIANYAFEALSESQHSIEQRITKGNKESWCGKAVGYFYARAGAPTKTTSQFMNTSNIALFGSYGTTTFDQSGELRSDYRENTTLKEQHVAQDAARKMITFEDIEAEYDLDILPGDIVLVDNTGKGGADHIQIVYKYNRENRMLTVIDGNGSGFALASLGIPNNDAELRKLSPDGIPVADKKQWIEDDLGISLIYQGDVGGHVSISCHILKPEFQITHKDNALKHKRVWAIVRPSILDLN